A region from the Flavobacterium enshiense genome encodes:
- a CDS encoding TMEM175 family protein produces the protein MSIETDLDTKRIQALTDGVFAIAMTIIILEVKIPTELNSIALNNYFFEHTFQELLIYFIGFVTLGILWIGSHFHHHHLMKTDRISSWLNIIFLMFICIIPFSIGFLNNYSHDKLSIIFLSINLILSSAANYLMLWYAWKKTYIKPHFTLSHFTHAKHRILFPIYIYVVIILISFFSTSFVLYLFLIPFTLHIIPEKGNKRIGQS, from the coding sequence ATGTCTATAGAAACAGATTTAGATACAAAACGGATACAAGCATTGACAGATGGGGTTTTTGCGATAGCTATGACAATTATTATTTTGGAGGTCAAAATTCCAACTGAGTTGAACTCTATTGCCCTTAACAATTATTTTTTTGAACACACATTTCAAGAGCTGCTTATCTACTTTATAGGTTTTGTTACGCTGGGGATTCTTTGGATTGGCTCTCATTTTCATCACCATCACTTAATGAAAACTGACAGGATTAGCAGTTGGCTAAATATTATATTTCTAATGTTCATTTGTATAATACCGTTTTCAATTGGATTTCTTAATAATTACAGCCATGATAAATTGAGCATCATTTTTCTCAGTATCAACCTAATTCTTTCAAGTGCTGCAAACTACCTAATGCTATGGTATGCGTGGAAAAAGACATATATTAAGCCTCACTTTACCCTGAGCCATTTCACACATGCAAAGCACAGAATTTTATTTCCAATTTACATTTACGTGGTTATAATTCTTATTTCATTCTTTTCAACCTCCTTTGTGCTCTATTTATTTTTAATTCCTTTCACATTAC